ACCACTCGTTATCGAATTTATTTAATTTGCCCTCAACAATGTTCCCAATTTTGGCTTCGGGAAATCCAAGTAACATATTACATGGATAGATATCCCCATTTGGTACAACTGAAATTTGACCCAATCCTGCGGCGCAGGTTCTACCGTAAATATCATTTGGTAATACTACATCTAATTTGGTTTTTAGATTTTTGATCTCATCATAACACCTCTTTTTTTCTCTAAAGTTCATGTAATAATCTTTTTTATACTTTCCCCTTCCCAAAGGGATCATTCCACCAAAAGAGACCATTTCCACACCTAGTTTTTCCGCCAATTTTACAAATTCTACAATTTCATGATTATTGTTTTTTGTTAGAGTCATCCCCAACATTACATGAAGCCCATCGTTAACGAATTTATCAATATTGTCCACAATTAATTTAAAATTTGTATTTCCTCGCACTTCATAGTAGGTCTCCTTGCATGCTGCATCGAGACTTACTTGTAAAATGTGCTTATACCTTAAATTTACCAGTGCTTTATTGATAGATTTGTTATAGATTAGACCATTTGTGCTGGTGCTTCGATACACAACATTGTATTTTTCACAGTTATTAGCCAAGGCGATCAGTTTATCAGCTTTTAAAAAAGGCTCGCCTCCTAGCACATTAATACGAAATATTCCTTTATTCTTACAAAATTTGAGTAAATCAATGGGGTTAATATTAATATCCGATCTGTCAAGTTCGTCTGGTACAAAACAATAAGAACACCTCAGATTACACCCAAGGGTAACGAACCAAGTCAGTTCAAAAGGGAAAAAACCATCCTCAAAAGCCTCTGGGTCAATATTAGTTTTAAGTAATTTTGTTCTAATTTTTTTAAAAGTGAGAGACGACACCTTATTTTACCTTACTAGTTGAGCTTTTTTGGATTTCTCAATCCTCGCTTTACTTTCTCTTATCTCCGCATTAGATGTTGGTAATGGACATCCATCTTTGCCATAACAACCAACAACTATTGGTCTTACATACAATTTTTGTTTTTGCATAGCTGCATAATGTAAACTAACTTATAATATAATTATATATATACTAAAGTGCGAAAGTTGTCAAGATTCAAGTGTGCGTTGTATGTTTGTGGTATAGGTGTTGTTACCAAAACGGAAGAGATTCTTTTTCATTTCGCACCTCCTTTCCCATAACAAGATTTAAGAAGAAATACTAAATTCTTGTCGAACGACTCCATGAACCAGATTGCTATCGGAGGGAATTATAGTTTTTATTTTATACTTTTCAAAAACAGCTTCCGCTATGGCGCTACAAGCCCTAGCACCATGCATCCACTTGGGGTTTTGAGGCATCAGCTCTTCCAATTCTTTTAAAGAAACTTTAGAAAATATCTCGCTGTTTCTTTTAGAAAAATTGTCGATATCTATTTTTTGCGGGTGATCCTCATCTTTGAAAATGTCGTTTTGAGAGATGTTATATCCTGCAATTTTCATGTATGTTAATTCTCCTCCGTTGTAAAAGGCGGTTTCTACTTTATTTTTAAGGTTGGGAAGAGCTTTTTTTACAAAAAGTTTAATCTCGTCAATTTTTATTTTCGAAAACTGATCGTTTATTCCTACGAATTTGGACAATACTGTTCCTACCCCCAAATCTAAATTATACCTTTCTATGGCTTCTCTGCCGTACATAACAACAAGCTCTGTTGATCCCCCACCTATATTTAGGAGAAGTAAAGGGCAATCCAAAGTGCATTTTCCAACCAAAGCGCTTTCGAGATAAAAATTCTCCAAATCTTGAGAGATAATATTTAGATAGATACCTGTATTCTCAAAGATTTCATCAATGAATTGGCGTCTAGCCTGCGGGGGAAGTTTTCTATGGAGGGCTGTAGCGTAGATTTTTATTTTACAACCTTTGTGCTTGTTTTTTATTTCGAAAAGAAGTTCTAAAAGCTCTTTTTTACTGGATTGAGATATTCCGCTATCTTCCGTGAAACCATCTTTAAAAGAAATGGAGCGAATCAAGAGAGGATGTAGCCTGTTGTCCTTTTGCTTGTAAACTTTGACTGTAGATGAACCTAAATCTATCAGTATTTTTTCCATTAGCCGAATTAACACTTAAAATTCACAAAATGTCAAGCACTTTTTTGCCTCTTCCCGTCAAATCCCATTGTTTTACAAGTTATAACTACGGGAGATTGGTATCCACTTTTACTCAATTTATCCAAATCGTCACCATATTTGTTCCAAAGAGACCATTTCTTGTCTAATTCGCCTTGAATACCACAGCCAATTTTCAAAACCCCTCTCAAGATAGTGTCAAAACCAAACCCCTTTTCTCGCTCTTTATTAAAAAACCTTCTAAAGAAATCAACAAATCCTATCTCCTCGCCGTCCGAATTGACTCGCAAAAGAGAGGTATTGTAATTAGTTGGACTAAAGCCACTATTAACTTTTAAGAACTCTTCGCACTCTCCAATAATTGTGGCAAACGCCTCTTTTAGATAATAATTGGTTGCACTATTTAATTTAAAGCCTAACTCCTTGTGAGCTAGTTCAATCTTTTGATACCAGCAGATATGGGAAAGTTCGTGAATAGCGATTCTATCTACTCTCCGTCCATTCTCCTTCCCTCCGATAATTTCGTTGTAAATTGAGAAATAGAAATGATTCTTTCCGAATGGGCTAAATGGTAAAAAAGTTGGTATCGCAAAAAACTCAAAAGAAGAATCCCACCCGCAATCCACAAAATCGAAGGTTATCTCTTGGGATTTTCCATCGTTTGCTGTAGCTATCTCTTTTTTGAGTTTTGGGTATGAATAAAGTATCTTTCTATGATTTACACCACCATCCCGCATAAAACTCACAATAAAAAAGGGGTGACAAAGTTAAAGATCGGCTTTGTCGCCCCCCCTTCGAGTCCCCTCTTCCACTTCGGGGGTGGAAGAATTTTGATGTGCCGCAAAAGGAGAGAGTAAACTTAAGATACAGGTATCCCGTACTTTTTTATTTCGACACAAAGAGGATCGAAAGGGTCGTTAAATCTACCAGGGTTCATGGCAATTGGTTCTATGTTTGGACTTGTTCTCCATGCTATCTTGAACAAATCAGAAGTTTCGGAAAATTCGTCTTTTCCAAAAGCCCTAGACACAACACAGACATCGATATCGCTATTTTTTGATGCGGTACCCTTGGCGTAAGATCCAAAAAGAATGAGCCTTTCCGGTCTTATTCCAGCAGTTAATAAACCTTTTTTAAAGGCCTTTATGGCTTTTTTGGTTTCTTTTTCCCTTAAATTTGTTCTAGTATCCATTTTTGCATAGCTTTTATCTTGTCAAGATAAAGCGTTGTATAACCTTTAGTAGCCTTCTTATACATCTTCCTTCTGTAATCATCGTATCTTGTTTTAAGATTAAAGGCATTAACCTCGGAGAAAAAGTCAAGATCCTCGTCTTTAAAAGGTATTTTTGTCGCTTTTGCCAAATTTACCAAATTGTGGGTTGGCATGACATCTTAGAGCTGTTTTTCCAAAATTTTATGACCTCGTCTACTTCCATAACTGAACCCAAGATACCATTTTTCCCGCCATTCCGTCAAATCCTATAGCACGATTTGTTTGGTTAGGATTTTAAAAAACATTTGCGATAATTTCGTTTTGTGATAATATTTTCTCCATGAGTATGGGATTAAGATACGACAACAAAAGCATTGATATTCTTTGTCAAAAATACGGAATTAGGTTTCTTGGTGTTTTTGGTTCTCGAGCGAGAGGCGATTTTAAATCTACAAGCGACACGGATGTTCTTATCAGATACGCTACAAACTCCTCCGTCAGAAGCATACTAGATCACATAGCGGTACAAAATAACCTATCTATTATTTTTGGTGGAAAAGTAGATTTGGTAGAGGAGTCTGGTTTAAATAAAGACATTGCTCCTAATGTAAAAAAGGAG
This is a stretch of genomic DNA from Patescibacteria group bacterium. It encodes these proteins:
- a CDS encoding radical SAM protein → MSSLTFKKIRTKLLKTNIDPEAFEDGFFPFELTWFVTLGCNLRCSYCFVPDELDRSDININPIDLLKFCKNKGIFRINVLGGEPFLKADKLIALANNCEKYNVVYRSTSTNGLIYNKSINKALVNLRYKHILQVSLDAACKETYYEVRGNTNFKLIVDNIDKFVNDGLHVMLGMTLTKNNNHEIVEFVKLAEKLGVEMVSFGGMIPLGRGKYKKDYYMNFREKKRCYDEIKNLKTKLDVVLPNDIYGRTCAAGLGQISVVPNGDIYPCNMLLGFPEAKIGNIVEGKLNKFDNEWFIRFSAYKVPKKCDLCELPPICDSACKALTYSVYKKVQPHKPFCEYDKYKV
- a CDS encoding nucleotidyltransferase domain-containing protein: MDTRTNLREKETKKAIKAFKKGLLTAGIRPERLILFGSYAKGTASKNSDIDVCVVSRAFGKDEFSETSDLFKIAWRTSPNIEPIAMNPGRFNDPFDPLCVEIKKYGIPVS
- a CDS encoding nucleotidyltransferase domain-containing protein; amino-acid sequence: MSMGLRYDNKSIDILCQKYGIRFLGVFGSRARGDFKSTSDTDVLIRYATNSSVRSILDHIAVQNNLSIIFGGKVDLVEESGLNKDIAPNVKKELVAIYENR